In the Limanda limanda chromosome 10, fLimLim1.1, whole genome shotgun sequence genome, one interval contains:
- the LOC133011692 gene encoding LON peptidase N-terminal domain and RING finger protein 3-like encodes MGTESDSMLQLAAEAFQSKNFDLAADIYECQLAGVGDPGSRQDLMVKRGDALAFGGKFTEALDLYRQASETERLKPAQLTNLIAYLSGSIRRQDAGGSRRSSGGGGGGEEEAAAEAPPAPPGRAAAAGATGGGQADLSCRICLSFLFEPVTLPCGHSFCKKCVERETRTKERPVVCKECGDSSPAEGHSSRMNVMLSSLLAKWRPSLQQAGRLRREGNGLYADKKMEAALEKYNQAILIAPMDHILFSNRSQINSSLKHYEKALRDAETACRLKPRWSKGHVRKAQALVSLGRVEEALREYLECLSIEPDCRLAKIEAHKLLSHLLAPVTDQVPEHISEYSIIGSSRAYIKSSFSAPFQSLSPSLLSSESRLTSTPPALLMSGGRVPSFLLKRKRRSSEENLEVEERGLERNDEHKRCRSEAVTGSSSCEVLDPSDVECSLCMRLFYEPVTTPCGHTFCLQCLKRCLDHNPKCPLCKEELSEYLIQRQYSKTVLMENLISKYLPSELMERQKIHQEEMAELSNLNKNVPIFVCTMAFPTVPCPLHIFEPCYRLMIRRCMETGTNCFGMCLADNVKGFAEYGCLLEIRDVKFFSDGRSVADTIGRRRFKVIRHSERDGYNTADIEYLEDVKVEGVAERELQSLHDAVYDQALVWVNSLKAEQKERIEGHFGPMPEKDPELQVGPNGPSWCWWLLAVLPLEGRAQLPFLALTSLKDRLSGIRKVLLFMAQSRHR; translated from the exons ATGGGCACGGAGAGCGACAGCATGCTGCAGCTCGCAGCCGAGGCGTTCCAGTCCAAGAACTTCGACCTGGCCGCGGACATCTACGAGTGCCAGCTCGCCGGTGTGGGAGATCCAGGGAGCCGACAGGACCTGATGGTGAAGCGGGGCGACGCGCTCGCTTTCGGGGGCAAATTCACCGAAGCTCTCGACTTGTACCGGCAAGCCTCCGAGACCGAGCGACTGAAGCCTGCCCAGCTGACCAACCTCATCGCGTACCTGTCGGGTAGCATCCGGAGGCAGGACGCGGGGGGCAGCCGGcgcagcagcggaggaggaggaggaggagaggaggaggcggcggcggaggctcctccagctccaccggGGCGTGCAGCGGCTGCCGGGGCTACAGGTGGCGGGCAAGCGGACCTCTCCTGCCGGATATGTCTGAGCTTTCTGTTCGAGCCCGTGACTCTGCCGTGCGGACACAGCTTCTGCAAGAAGTGTGTGGAGAGGGAGACGAGGACGAAGGAGCGGCCGGTGGTGTGCAAGGAATGCGGGGACAGCTCCCCGGCGGAGGGGCACAGCTCCCGGATGAACGTGATGCTCAGCAGCCTGCTGGCCAAGTGGCGGCCCAGCCTGCAGCAGGCCGGCCGGCTGAGGCGGGAGGGCAACGGGCTGTACGCAGACAAGAAGATGGAAGCGGCGCTGGAGAAATACAACCAAGCCATCCTGATAG caccCATGGACCACATACTGTTCAGTAATCGCTCCCAGATCAACTCTAGCCTGAAGCACTATGAAAAGGCTCTGAGAGACGCTGAGACTGCCTGCAGACTCAAGCCTCGCTGGTCCAAG GGTCACGTCCGTAAGGCCCAGGCCCTGGTGTCGCTGGGTCGGGTGGAGGAAGCTCTGAGAGAGTACCTGGAGTGTTTGTCcatagagcctgactgcagacTGGCAAAGATTGAGGCTCACAAG CTCCTGAGTCATCTCCTGGCTCCAGTCACAGACCAGGTTCCTGAACACATCTCCGAATACTCCATCATAGGGTCTTCCAGAGCATACATCAAGAGCAGCTTCAGTGCTCCCTTCCAG tCTCTTAGTCCCAGCTTGTTGTCTTCAGAGTCCAGACTCACCTCCACTCCTCCCGCCCTTCTGATGTCAGGGGGCAGAGTTCCCAGTTTCCTCTTAAAAAGAAAGCGAAGAAGCTCAGAGGAGAATCTGGAGGTTGAGGAGCGAGGACTAGAGAGGAACGACGAGCACAAGAGATGTAGATCTG AGGCGGTCACCGGCTCATCCAGCTGTGAGGTCTTGGACCCATCAGATGTGGAGTGTTCCCTTTGCATGAG ACTGTTCTATGAGCCTGTGACGACGCCATGCGGTCACACCTTCTGTCTTCAGTGTCTGAAGCGGTGTCTGGACCACAACCCGAAGTGTCCCCTCTGTAAAGAAGAGCTGTCCGAG TACCTGATCCAGAGGCAGTACTCTAAGACAGTACTAATGGAGAACCTAATATCGAAGTATCTTCCCTCCGAGCTCATGGAAAGACAGAAGATCCACCAGGAAGAGATGGCTGAGCTCTCCAA CCTTAACAAGAATGTGCCTATATTCGTGTGCACCATGGCCTTCCCCACTGTGCCGTGCCCTCTCCATATCTTCGAGCCTTGCTACAGACTGATGATTCGCCGATGCATGGAGACGGGAACAAACTGCTTCGGAATGTGTCTGGCAGACAACGTCAAAGG GTTTGCAGAATACGGTTGCCTGTTGGAGATCCGCGACGTGAAGTTCTTCTCTGATGGTCGCTCAGTGGCAGACACCATTGGTAGACGGAGATTCAAAGTCATTCGGCACAGCGAGAGGGACGGATACAATACAGCTGATATAGAGTACCTGGAGGATGTTAAG gtggagGGTGTAGCAGAACGAGAGCTGCAGTCTCTACATGATGCAGTGTACGACCAGGCCCTGGTGTGGGTCAACTCCCTGAAGGCAGAGCAGAAGGAACGCATTGAGGGACACTTTGGACCCATGCCTGAGAAAGACCCCGAACTTCAG gtCGGTCCCAATGGTCCTTCATGGTGCTGGTGGTTACTCGCCGTTCTTCCGTTAGAGGGCAGAGCCCAGCTGCCGTTTCTGGCCCTCACTTCTCTGAAAGATCGTCTCAGCGGGATCCGCAAGGTGCTGCTCTTCATGGCCCAGAGCAGGCACCGGTGa
- the commd5 gene encoding COMM domain-containing protein 5, with protein sequence MASRDISFLGGRIPPEVESMSKSLKDVDHETFRRILKAVVSALEGKDSRDVMKAIAESSTISQERLSHIIAGMYRLLSEAIRNPTASLKQEAFKDDLRELRIPEDFITDFASVVFGNRRAALEAATSQNDPHLPTIEDFKWRVDVAISTSSLSRALQPSVLMQMKLSDGSLSRFEVPVSKFQELRYNVALILKEMNNLEKRSILQIQD encoded by the exons ATGGCCTCCAGAGACATCAGCTTTCTGGGAGGCAGGATACCACCGGAAGTTGAGTCTATGTCGAAAAGCCTCAAGGATGTGGACCACGAAACGTTCAGAAGAATTTTGAAAG CTGTGGTCAGTGCCCTGGAGGGGAAGGACAGCAGAGATGTGATGAAGGCGATAGCAGAGAGCAGCACCATCTCACAGGAGAGACTCAGTCACATCATAGCTGGCATGTACCGATTGCTGTCCGAGGCCATCCGTAACCCCACAGCATCCCTCAAACAGGAG GCCTTCAAAGATGATCTCAGAGAATTAAG GATACCTGAAGACTTTATCACAGATTTTGCCAGTGTGGTGTTTGGAAATCG ACGTGCAGCTCTAGAGGCAGCGACCTCCCAGAATGATCCTCACCTACCCACAATAGAAGACTTTAAATGGAGAGTGGATGTTGCCATTTCTACAAG cTCTTTATCCAGGGCTCTGCAGCCTTCTGTACTGATGCAGATGAAACTGTCAGACGGGAGTTTAAGTCGCTTTGAG GTGCCTGTGTCTAAGTTCCAGGAGCTCCGTTACAACGTGGCGTTGATTCTCAAAGAAATGAACAATCTGGAGAAAAGGAGCATTCTCCAAATCCAAGACTAA